Proteins encoded in a region of the Methylobacterium radiotolerans JCM 2831 genome:
- a CDS encoding class I SAM-dependent methyltransferase translates to MTFTAHNIRLADGSETLPEAGWLIADSPWTQAALRSLRLFYGHRLAGRSIVDLGCLEGGYTLEFARAGMRATGVEVRRSNFENCLRVRDGAGVPDLGFVNDDVWNLAAHGPFDAAFCCGLLYHLDRPAAFIRLMADCVRDVIILHTHFATDENRDLFQLSPPAENEGLPGRWMHEHDLDDTSQLEAHKWTSWSNKRSFWPTKPALIQLLKACGFDMIYEQYDMLGLDIRGSMESGYYHQQGRGMFVAMRT, encoded by the coding sequence ATGACGTTCACGGCACACAACATCCGCCTCGCAGACGGGTCCGAGACCTTGCCAGAGGCGGGCTGGTTGATCGCCGACAGCCCCTGGACCCAGGCGGCGCTGCGCTCGCTCCGGCTGTTCTACGGGCACAGGCTGGCCGGCCGCTCGATCGTCGATCTGGGCTGCCTCGAGGGCGGGTACACGCTCGAGTTCGCCCGCGCCGGAATGCGCGCCACGGGTGTCGAGGTGCGCCGCTCCAATTTCGAGAACTGCCTACGGGTCAGAGATGGGGCCGGCGTCCCGGACCTCGGCTTCGTCAACGACGATGTTTGGAACCTCGCGGCCCACGGTCCCTTCGATGCCGCGTTCTGCTGCGGGCTGCTCTACCACCTCGACAGACCGGCCGCCTTCATCCGCCTCATGGCTGACTGCGTGCGCGACGTGATCATCCTGCACACGCATTTCGCGACTGACGAGAACCGAGACCTGTTCCAGCTCTCGCCGCCGGCGGAGAACGAAGGCCTGCCCGGCCGCTGGATGCACGAGCACGATCTCGACGACACCAGCCAGCTCGAAGCTCACAAATGGACCTCGTGGAGCAACAAGCGCTCCTTCTGGCCGACCAAGCCGGCCCTGATCCAGCTCCTGAAGGCGTGCGGCTTCGACATGATCTACGAGCAGTACGACATGCTCGGGCTCGACATCCGCGGTTCGATGGAGAGTGGCTACTACCACCAGCAGGGCCGGGGCATGTTCGTGGCCATGCGGACCTGA
- a CDS encoding glycosyltransferase translates to MSKPTLLLMDVFGILDASRSGLIDAFAAAGCDVVVANFAYTHLSQSEELSETLLAFLEADGVAIDGALSINAVGLSAPIYEGLARRGAAHAAWFVDSPFYFSGLEIPESVLLSVACSNFAEHPQATRADWLPFAGFEPRPSQNRAATSVGFLGSLHHIALYAARSQDGLVGSRTGPLPVGVELRDRMRSPFFMIDETWSLPDGTPVNAMEYFNFQSSMHRLELLSYFSATDLEIQGPPSWYKELWTAAPHLLHKFSVNSVAGEREMRAYMARYRICLNIFHIQNMNGGPNFRSFDAASHGVPCLSQYNRDCTALFPHGEAALYFNNPAEALHLHRELDGSSRLRQKLAAAAARVVRDGNTFSHRASRFLKTLALRQRAGTARGTIRHLRWQDGWTAEPEDAALAAAASPEPSQAGREFLARNPIRRFFERARR, encoded by the coding sequence ATGTCGAAGCCCACCCTGTTGCTGATGGATGTCTTCGGCATCCTCGATGCGAGCCGCAGCGGGCTTATCGACGCCTTCGCGGCGGCCGGATGCGACGTCGTCGTCGCGAACTTTGCCTATACCCACCTCAGCCAGTCGGAGGAGCTTTCCGAGACCCTGCTCGCCTTCTTGGAGGCCGACGGCGTTGCGATCGACGGCGCCCTGAGCATCAATGCGGTCGGGCTTTCCGCGCCGATCTATGAGGGTCTCGCGCGGCGCGGCGCGGCGCACGCGGCGTGGTTCGTCGACAGCCCCTTCTACTTCTCCGGCCTTGAGATCCCCGAGAGCGTATTGCTGAGCGTCGCGTGCAGCAACTTCGCAGAGCATCCGCAGGCGACCCGGGCCGACTGGCTGCCCTTCGCGGGCTTCGAGCCCCGGCCATCCCAGAACCGAGCCGCGACCTCGGTCGGCTTCCTCGGGTCGCTGCATCACATCGCGCTCTACGCGGCGCGCTCGCAGGACGGCCTCGTCGGTTCCCGCACCGGCCCTCTCCCGGTGGGGGTCGAGCTCCGTGATCGTATGCGTTCGCCATTCTTCATGATCGACGAGACGTGGAGTCTACCCGACGGCACGCCGGTCAACGCGATGGAGTACTTCAATTTCCAGTCATCGATGCACCGACTGGAACTCCTCTCCTACTTCTCGGCGACCGATCTGGAGATCCAAGGACCGCCGAGCTGGTACAAGGAACTCTGGACGGCAGCCCCTCACCTCCTTCACAAGTTTTCCGTGAACAGCGTCGCCGGCGAGCGGGAGATGCGGGCCTACATGGCCCGCTACCGCATCTGCCTGAATATCTTTCACATTCAGAATATGAACGGTGGCCCGAACTTCAGAAGCTTCGACGCCGCTTCGCACGGCGTCCCGTGCCTGTCCCAATATAACCGCGACTGCACCGCCCTCTTCCCGCACGGTGAGGCGGCCCTGTACTTTAATAACCCTGCCGAGGCGCTTCATCTACATCGGGAGCTCGACGGCAGTAGTCGGCTGAGACAGAAGCTCGCGGCGGCAGCCGCGCGGGTCGTTCGCGACGGGAACACGTTCAGCCATCGCGCCAGCCGCTTCCTCAAAACGCTGGCGCTAAGACAGCGGGCCGGTACCGCCAGGGGCACAATCCGGCATCTGCGCTGGCAGGATGGCTGGACCGCCGAGCCGGAGGATGCAGCGCTGGCGGCAGCAGCTTCTCCGGAGCCTTCGCAGGCCGGAAGAGAGTTCCTGGCCCGAAATCCCATCCGTCGCTTCTTCGAACGGGCGCGCCGCTAA
- a CDS encoding methionyl-tRNA formyltransferase translates to MSKTPSILVCGKNKVCADTLEVLRRELPDHTIVYVFADKDETSARVARDVAHRLGIESRGVRNAEAFARTYFEIDPTLLLSVQFSIILRHDIIEHGGDRLINLHFSPLPRYRGMAPITLAILNGDATFGVSLHIIDAGIDTGALVDQETFAIEGRSNREVYSLCEQAGVRLIERNAAIFGAVTATRGLSGMATVQDDAAATYFSKTDIDYARTEIDFNRTAAQIDRHVRAYLFPPNLYARITVSDRRFRVLQPPEVGARCTDRKPGLVVQSDPLTVTTRDRILIFRQTEEDA, encoded by the coding sequence ATGTCGAAGACGCCGTCGATCCTCGTGTGCGGGAAAAACAAGGTATGCGCCGACACACTCGAGGTCCTTCGTCGTGAGCTGCCAGATCACACGATCGTGTACGTTTTCGCCGACAAGGACGAGACTTCCGCGCGGGTCGCGCGCGACGTGGCGCACCGCCTCGGGATCGAGAGCCGCGGCGTCCGAAATGCCGAGGCCTTCGCGCGCACCTATTTCGAGATCGATCCCACTCTGCTGCTGTCGGTTCAGTTCTCGATCATCTTGAGACACGACATCATCGAGCACGGCGGTGACCGACTCATCAACCTCCACTTCTCGCCGTTACCGCGCTACCGCGGGATGGCGCCCATCACGCTCGCCATCCTTAACGGCGACGCGACCTTCGGCGTGTCGCTCCACATCATCGATGCCGGGATCGACACGGGAGCCCTCGTGGATCAGGAGACCTTCGCGATCGAGGGCCGATCCAATCGCGAGGTCTACAGCCTCTGCGAGCAGGCCGGCGTGCGACTGATCGAGCGGAACGCGGCCATATTCGGGGCCGTCACCGCGACGCGCGGCCTGTCGGGTATGGCCACCGTCCAAGACGACGCGGCGGCGACCTATTTCAGCAAGACGGATATCGACTACGCGCGGACAGAGATCGACTTCAACCGAACGGCGGCCCAGATCGACCGGCACGTGCGCGCCTACCTGTTCCCGCCCAACCTGTACGCGCGAATCACGGTCAGCGATCGGCGCTTCCGGGTCTTGCAGCCTCCGGAGGTCGGCGCGCGCTGCACGGATCGCAAACCCGGTCTGGTAGTGCAGAGCGATCCGCTGACCGTGACGACGCGCGACCGGATCCTGATCTTCAGACAGACAGAAGAAGATGCCTGA
- the tgt gene encoding tRNA guanosine(34) transglycosylase Tgt yields MTDSAPFRFDLLARDGTARTGMIATPRGEIRTPAFMPVGTAATVKAMYPGQVRDLGADVVLGNTYHLMLRPGPERMARLGGLHRFMNWDRPILTDSGGFQVMSLSALRKIDEQGVTFRSHIDGTAHHMSPERSIEIQGLLGSDIQMQLDECVRLPADHAAIEKAMHLSLRWAERCRVAFGEQPGRALFGIVQGGDVPALRVESARALTDLDLKGYAVGGLAVGEPQAVMFAMIETVEPHLPAAKPRYLMGVGTPDDILGAVGRGIDMFDCVMPTRAGRHGLAYTRHGRVNLRNARHAEDTAPLDVASTCPAARDYSRAYLHHLVRSNEILGMMLLTWNNLAYYQDLMAGARAAIRDGRYADYCAETRAGWASAERAAAA; encoded by the coding sequence ATGACCGACAGCGCTCCCTTCCGCTTCGACCTGCTGGCCCGGGACGGCACCGCCCGGACCGGCATGATCGCGACGCCGCGCGGCGAGATCCGGACCCCGGCCTTCATGCCGGTGGGCACCGCCGCGACGGTCAAGGCGATGTATCCCGGCCAGGTCCGTGACCTCGGCGCCGATGTGGTGCTGGGCAACACCTATCACCTGATGCTGCGGCCCGGCCCGGAGCGCATGGCCCGGCTCGGCGGCCTGCACCGCTTCATGAACTGGGACCGGCCGATCCTGACGGATTCCGGCGGCTTTCAAGTGATGTCGCTCTCCGCCCTGCGGAAGATCGACGAGCAGGGCGTGACCTTCCGCTCACACATCGACGGCACAGCGCACCACATGAGCCCGGAGCGCTCCATCGAGATTCAGGGTCTGCTCGGCTCCGACATCCAGATGCAGCTCGACGAGTGCGTCCGCCTGCCGGCGGATCACGCGGCCATCGAGAAGGCCATGCACCTGTCCCTGCGCTGGGCCGAGCGCTGCCGCGTCGCGTTCGGCGAGCAGCCCGGGCGAGCCCTGTTCGGCATCGTCCAGGGCGGGGACGTGCCTGCCCTGCGCGTCGAGAGCGCCCGCGCGCTGACCGATCTCGATCTCAAGGGCTACGCGGTGGGCGGCCTCGCCGTGGGCGAGCCCCAGGCCGTCATGTTCGCCATGATCGAGACGGTGGAGCCGCACCTGCCGGCCGCGAAGCCCCGCTACCTGATGGGCGTCGGCACGCCGGACGACATCCTCGGCGCGGTGGGGCGCGGCATCGACATGTTCGACTGCGTGATGCCGACCCGCGCCGGCCGGCACGGCCTCGCCTACACGCGCCACGGGCGGGTCAACCTGCGCAACGCCCGCCACGCGGAAGACACCGCGCCGCTCGACGTGGCCTCGACCTGTCCGGCCGCGCGGGACTATTCCCGGGCCTACCTGCACCACCTCGTGCGCTCGAACGAGATCCTCGGGATGATGCTGCTGACGTGGAACAACCTCGCCTACTACCAGGACCTGATGGCCGGCGCCCGCGCGGCGATCCGCGACGGCCGCTACGCGGATTACTGCGCCGAGACCCGCGCGGGCTGGGCCAGCGCCGAGCGCGCCGCCGCCGCTTGA
- the queA gene encoding tRNA preQ1(34) S-adenosylmethionine ribosyltransferase-isomerase QueA, giving the protein MRVDLFDFELPETSIALRPAEPRDAGRMLVVRPGAPLVDRTVRDLPDALRAGDALVFNDTRVIPARLNGVRTRPGAPGQRTEVMLHLREAPDRWRAFARPAKRLTAGDALRFGDLTATVLEKAEAGEIVLAFDRAGPELDAAIAAEGALPLPPYIAGKRATDARDATDYQTVYARNPGAVAAPTAGLHFSDALLADLDAAGLQRHHVTLHVGAGTFLPVKAEDTDGHRMHAEIGILDAATADALNAARAAGGRIVAVGTTALRLLESAARPDGTLAPFSGPTEIFITPGYRFRAVDALVTNFHLPRSTLFMLVSAFSGLETMRAAYAHAIGAGYRFYSYGDASLLFPGPRADTP; this is encoded by the coding sequence ATGCGCGTGGACCTCTTCGATTTCGAGTTGCCGGAGACCAGCATCGCCCTGCGCCCGGCCGAGCCGCGCGACGCCGGGCGGATGCTCGTGGTCCGCCCCGGTGCGCCGCTGGTCGACCGGACCGTGCGCGACCTGCCCGACGCTCTCCGGGCCGGCGACGCCCTGGTCTTCAACGACACGCGGGTGATCCCCGCCCGGTTGAACGGCGTGCGCACCCGCCCCGGCGCCCCCGGCCAGCGCACGGAGGTGATGCTCCACCTGCGCGAGGCCCCCGACCGGTGGCGCGCCTTCGCGCGTCCGGCCAAGCGGCTCACGGCGGGCGACGCGCTGCGCTTCGGCGATCTGACGGCGACCGTTCTCGAGAAGGCCGAGGCCGGCGAGATCGTCCTGGCCTTCGACCGGGCCGGGCCCGAGCTCGACGCGGCCATCGCCGCGGAGGGCGCCCTGCCGCTGCCCCCCTACATCGCGGGCAAGCGCGCCACGGATGCCCGCGACGCCACTGATTACCAGACGGTCTACGCCCGCAATCCCGGGGCGGTGGCGGCCCCGACGGCCGGCCTGCACTTCTCGGACGCCCTGCTGGCCGATCTCGACGCCGCCGGTCTGCAGCGCCATCACGTCACGTTGCATGTCGGCGCCGGGACCTTTCTGCCGGTCAAGGCCGAGGACACCGACGGGCACCGCATGCACGCGGAGATCGGCATCCTCGACGCCGCCACGGCGGACGCCCTGAATGCCGCGCGGGCCGCCGGCGGCCGGATCGTCGCGGTCGGAACCACGGCTCTGCGCCTGCTGGAGAGCGCGGCCCGCCCGGACGGGACACTCGCACCCTTTTCCGGACCGACCGAGATCTTCATCACCCCGGGCTACCGGTTCCGGGCGGTCGACGCTCTCGTGACCAACTTCCACCTGCCACGCTCGACGCTGTTCATGCTGGTCTCAGCCTTCTCGGGCCTCGAGACGATGCGCGCGGCCTACGCGCACGCGATCGGCGCCGGGTACCGGTTCTACTCCTACGGCGACGCCAGCCTGCTCTTCCCGGGCCCGCGCGCGGACACTCCATGA